The following are encoded together in the Clostridium sp. BJN0013 genome:
- a CDS encoding ABC transporter substrate-binding protein encodes MQQVLSGSCDIGFCGPEQTIYIYNQKREDFPVIFAQLTSTDGSFLVGRNEEKDFKWESVKGKTIIGGRPGGVPEMTLEYVLKNHGVQPGKDVNIITNLAYTATAGAFKANTGDYVALFEPTASMLQKDKNGYIAASIGKSAGAIPYTCYFATKSYISKNPEIIQRFTKAIYQGQMWVKEHSDEEVAQSIKSFFPGTDEDILKSVVKNYRDIDAYADTPVIEEENLNRLMDIIQSYKSDLIPERPPFDKIVNNSFAKEAIK; translated from the coding sequence ATGCAGCAGGTACTTAGTGGCAGTTGCGATATAGGATTTTGCGGTCCTGAACAGACCATATATATATATAATCAAAAACGAGAAGATTTTCCTGTAATTTTTGCACAGTTAACTTCCACGGATGGTTCTTTTTTGGTTGGAAGAAATGAAGAAAAAGATTTTAAATGGGAATCTGTAAAAGGAAAAACCATAATTGGAGGAAGACCTGGGGGAGTTCCAGAGATGACATTAGAGTATGTACTTAAAAATCATGGTGTACAACCTGGAAAAGATGTAAATATAATAACAAATCTAGCTTATACTGCTACAGCTGGTGCATTTAAAGCAAATACAGGAGACTATGTAGCCCTTTTTGAACCAACGGCTAGTATGCTCCAGAAAGATAAAAATGGTTATATAGCAGCTTCCATAGGTAAATCTGCAGGTGCCATTCCATATACATGTTATTTTGCTACAAAATCCTATATATCAAAAAATCCTGAAATCATACAAAGATTTACTAAGGCAATTTATCAAGGGCAAATGTGGGTTAAAGAGCACAGTGATGAGGAAGTAGCTCAATCTATAAAATCATTTTTTCCTGGAACTGATGAAGATATATTAAAATCTGTAGTAAAAAATTATAGAGATATAGATGCCTATGCAGATACTCCTGTTATAGAAGAAGAAAATTTAAATAGACTTATGGACATAATACAGTCCTATAAATCTGATTTAATACCCGAAAGACCACCTTTTGATAAGATAGTTAATAATTCTTTTGCAAAAGAAGCTATTAAATAA